One Campylobacter pinnipediorum subsp. caledonicus genomic window carries:
- a CDS encoding DUF736 family protein has product MNIGYFKNVIYTNEQGQELSYIGGIINIPFARPLEVALLKASAEDKKNNANLPDFKIVLQRPKGYQGQRQIIGALWKRQSQRGLEYISGSIQSPILPGGQMYIALFEPTQDDSQLLYEISWSVPKSNNTQSSIPDVNTDDIAYEINNEIPF; this is encoded by the coding sequence ATGAATATAGGTTATTTTAAAAATGTTATATATACAAACGAACAAGGGCAGGAGTTAAGTTATATAGGTGGTATTATCAATATACCTTTTGCCAGACCTTTAGAAGTTGCTTTGTTAAAAGCTAGTGCGGAAGATAAAAAAAACAATGCTAATTTACCAGATTTTAAGATAGTTTTACAAAGACCAAAAGGCTATCAAGGGCAAAGACAAATAATAGGTGCTTTATGGAAAAGACAATCGCAACGCGGTTTAGAATACATTTCAGGAAGTATCCAAAGTCCAATCTTACCCGGTGGGCAAATGTATATAGCATTGTTTGAGCCAACACAAGATGATTCACAACTTTTATATGAAATAAGTTGGAGTGTGCCAAAGAGCAATAACACTCAAAGCAGTATACCGGATGTAAACACAGATGATATAGCTTATGAGATTAATAACGAAATACCTTTTTAA
- a CDS encoding DUF6378 domain-containing protein yields MEVKEILEQREQTHGTFEEQSSISQTLKHTLGKYSYKLTPQQREAMQMIMHKQARILAGDPNVKDHWVDIAGYATLVAKELKE; encoded by the coding sequence ATGGAAGTAAAAGAGATATTAGAACAAAGAGAGCAAACGCATGGAACTTTTGAGGAGCAATCCTCAATCTCCCAAACTTTAAAACATACACTAGGTAAGTATAGTTACAAACTAACCCCTCAACAAAGAGAGGCTATGCAGATGATAATGCATAAACAAGCGAGGATTTTAGCAGGTGATCCAAATGTTAAAGACCATTGGGTTGATATAGCAGGTTATGCGACATTAGTAGCTAAAGAATTAAAGGAGTAA
- a CDS encoding helix-turn-helix transcriptional regulator, translated as MNDELLTAKEVMQLLKISATTLWKYVKAGKINKHSLTKRTIRYSKNEILQLVKSQTVA; from the coding sequence ATGAACGATGAACTATTAACGGCAAAAGAAGTTATGCAACTTTTAAAGATAAGTGCAACAACTTTATGGAAGTATGTAAAAGCAGGGAAGATAAACAAACACTCTTTGACAAAAAGAACTATAAGATATTCTAAAAATGAGATACTACAACTTGTTAAATCTCAAACAGTGGCTTAA
- a CDS encoding tyrosine-type recombinase/integrase, whose translation MPKISTPLSDTKIKNLKPKDKEYKLSDGDKLYLFIKPNGRKHFALEYKSPVTQKIRRIALGDYPTLTLANARKKRAELLEALQEGNDPLMHKGKMINTLNKIGLEWLEIKNATNTQSYAKKQLLVFNKHVSKYLGDRDINAISTVDIINTLKIIEDSGSLETLKRIFSLLNQIYKYAVSYGYTKHNIIADISFRYTFKQAKTKNYPTLTKTNDIRGLILSIDEYNGDYKTKVALKLLMNTAVRPFNIRACEWNEIDFKNKLWVIPAEKMKMKQEFILPLSTQAMDLLKDYRLVADKSSNYLFASLRSADRCMSDNTLNAALRRLGYSKDEIVSHGFRAMFSTLANELRDDHQCGIDIIEKCLAHADKDKIRDAYNRASNLKQMRVLMQWWGDYLSGLIS comes from the coding sequence ATGCCTAAGATAAGCACTCCGTTATCTGATACTAAGATAAAGAATTTAAAACCAAAAGATAAAGAGTATAAGCTTTCAGATGGTGATAAGCTATATCTATTTATCAAGCCTAATGGTCGTAAGCATTTTGCACTTGAATATAAAAGTCCTGTTACTCAAAAGATTAGAAGAATAGCACTTGGTGATTATCCTACACTTACTCTTGCAAATGCAAGGAAGAAAAGGGCTGAATTATTAGAAGCTTTGCAAGAGGGCAATGATCCCTTAATGCATAAAGGCAAAATGATAAACACTCTAAATAAAATAGGGCTTGAGTGGCTAGAGATTAAAAACGCTACAAACACGCAAAGCTATGCAAAAAAACAATTATTGGTGTTTAATAAACATGTATCAAAATATTTAGGCGATAGAGATATAAACGCTATAAGCACAGTTGATATTATAAATACGCTTAAAATAATAGAAGATAGTGGCTCTCTTGAAACATTAAAAAGAATATTCTCCCTACTTAATCAAATATACAAATATGCCGTAAGCTACGGCTATACAAAGCATAATATAATAGCTGATATAAGTTTTAGATATACATTCAAACAGGCAAAAACAAAAAACTACCCTACCCTAACAAAGACAAATGACATAAGAGGTTTGATACTTAGTATAGATGAATACAATGGCGATTATAAAACAAAGGTAGCATTAAAGCTTTTAATGAATACTGCTGTCCGCCCTTTTAACATTAGGGCTTGTGAGTGGAATGAGATAGATTTTAAAAACAAGCTATGGGTGATACCGGCTGAGAAAATGAAAATGAAACAAGAATTTATCTTGCCTTTATCTACTCAAGCTATGGATTTGTTAAAAGATTACAGGCTGGTAGCTGACAAGAGTAGCAACTATTTATTTGCAAGTTTAAGAAGTGCTGATAGGTGTATGAGCGATAACACACTAAATGCCGCCTTAAGAAGACTTGGTTATAGTAAAGATGAGATAGTATCTCACGGCTTTAGGGCGATGTTTTCAACTTTAGCAAATGAGTTAAGAGATGATCATCAATGTGGTATAGATATAATAGAAAAATGTTTGGCACATGCTGATAAAGACAAGATAAGAGATGCTTATAATAGGGCTAGCAATTTAAAACAGATGAGAGTTTTAATGCAATGGTGGGGTGATTATTTAAGTGGCTTAATTTCTTAA
- a CDS encoding DUF5320 domain-containing protein, whose translation MAENNEIEVLKEQITALNNEINNLKQQAKQITALNNEVHRLNQRIEQLSVANDSVNVRLANIEDNGLRGVVRNLEQEQTIQKLKIRKLEKDK comes from the coding sequence ATGGCTGAAAATAATGAGATAGAAGTATTAAAAGAACAAATAACAGCACTAAATAATGAAATAAATAATTTAAAACAACAAGCAAAGCAAATAACAGCGCTAAATAATGAAGTGCATAGACTAAACCAAAGGATAGAACAACTAAGCGTGGCAAACGATAGCGTAAATGTTAGGCTTGCAAACATAGAAGATAATGGGCTTAGGGGTGTTGTGCGAAATTTAGAACAAGAACAAACAATTCAAAAGTTGAAAATTAGAAAACTTGAAAAGGATAAATGA
- a CDS encoding M15 family metallopeptidase, translating into MSLGKEQELFMKDVEKLLHYIHTNGYSVRGGELLRTKEQQEIYLKTGKSKTNNSNHLIKCAIDLFIFKEGNWLTNKDDLKEIGAFWESLTPINKWGGNYKNFTDCPHFERRVNG; encoded by the coding sequence ATGAGTTTAGGAAAAGAACAAGAATTATTTATGAAAGATGTAGAAAAGCTTTTGCACTATATACATACAAACGGATACAGTGTAAGAGGTGGAGAGCTTTTAAGAACAAAAGAGCAACAAGAAATTTATCTAAAAACAGGAAAAAGCAAAACAAACAATTCAAACCACTTAATAAAGTGTGCTATTGATTTGTTTATATTTAAAGAAGGTAACTGGCTAACCAACAAAGATGATTTAAAAGAAATTGGAGCTTTTTGGGAAAGTTTAACCCCTATAAATAAATGGGGTGGAAACTATAAGAACTTTACGGACTGCCCACACTTTGAAAGGCGCGTAAATGGCTGA
- a CDS encoding phage holin family protein, whose product MLETYIIYILIVGIVGSFVSWSKAENHNLRNIFFRVIDGCFSAYVVYEIAYYFTTNEKLSLAICGVGAFSGSDMLVSLKEFALNFFQRKI is encoded by the coding sequence ATGTTAGAAACTTACATAATTTATATATTGATAGTAGGAATAGTAGGCAGTTTTGTAAGCTGGAGCAAAGCGGAAAATCATAACCTTAGAAATATATTTTTTAGAGTAATTGATGGTTGTTTTTCTGCATATGTAGTATATGAGATAGCATATTATTTTACAACTAACGAAAAGCTAAGCCTTGCTATATGTGGTGTTGGGGCATTTAGTGGTAGTGATATGTTAGTTAGTTTAAAAGAATTTGCACTTAATTTTTTTCAAAGGAAAATATAA